A stretch of Thermoplasmata archaeon DNA encodes these proteins:
- a CDS encoding PRC-barrel domain-containing protein: protein MGSRRGGAATGPSPDAGDGMKKFATELRGKTVMTNDGQILGTIENFIVNTKSGKLSDVLVLPAENVPTKGLKKDPEGRLILPFQGMKAVKDVVVMNL from the coding sequence ATGGGATCCCGCCGCGGCGGTGCCGCAACGGGGCCCTCGCCCGATGCGGGTGATGGGATGAAGAAGTTTGCCACGGAGCTCCGGGGCAAGACCGTCATGACGAACGACGGCCAGATCCTGGGGACGATCGAGAACTTCATCGTGAACACGAAGAGCGGAAAGTTGTCCGACGTCCTCGTGCTCCCGGCGGAGAACGTGCCGACGAAGGGGCTCAAGAAGGATCCGGAGGGGCGGCTCATCCTGCCGTTCCAGGGCATGAAGGCCGTGAAGGACGTCGTCGTGATGAACCTCTAG